A region of Vigna radiata var. radiata cultivar VC1973A chromosome 10, Vradiata_ver6, whole genome shotgun sequence DNA encodes the following proteins:
- the LOC106776285 gene encoding metacaspase-3 yields MASLRVRCMQCGRPIVVPMEAAYSISIMCYACQGQAQAQAQARNSLPQNYYFPNNNINNAPSYLPRPGYARRPYNQFYYPQPLQLVAPPPSPPLTPPSSFGNKRAVLVGISYGNQSNRLKGSVNDAQSMKYFLVNNLDFPTDSIRILTDDPEEKNPLRIPTKYNMRMAMRWLVEGCRSGDSLLFHFSGHGSREVDIDRDEVDGYDEAICPVDYEHEGKIVDDEINATIVRPLPRGAKLHALVDTCFSGTVLDLPFMCRMNRKGYYGWEDHRNPRAYKGTRGGLAVCISACDDDGNAADTSAFSGEESAGALTFSFIQAMQDEPNLTYGNLLNSIRSTIRGAKEKTFGQNDRQLGMNSRMQYAHEPQLTSSEKFDIYSKSIVI; encoded by the exons ATGGCGAGCCTAAGAGTACGATGCATGCAGTGTGGAAGGCCGATTGTAGTGCCAATGGAAGCTGCCTATAGCATTTCCATTATGTGTTATGCATGCCAAGGCCAAGCTCAAGCTCAAGCTCAAGCTCGAAATTCGCTTCCACAAAATTACtatttccccaacaacaatatcAATAACGCACCTAGTTACCTTCCTCGTCCTGGCTATGCACGTAGGCCATATAACCAATTCTATTATCCTCAGCCTTTGCAACTGGTGGCTCCACCACCATCGCCTCCATTGACCCCTCCTTCTTCCTTTGGCAACAAGAGGGCTGTGTTAGTTGGCATCAGCTATGGCAATCAGAGTAACCGTCTCAAAGGTTCTGTGAATGACGCTCAGAGCATGAAATACTTTCTCGTTAACAACTTGGATTTCCCTACTGATTCCATTCGCATCCTCACAG ATGACCCAGAGGAGAAAAACCCTCTGAGAATTCCAACAAAATATAACATGAGAATGGCAATGAGGTGGTTGGTCGAAGGTTGCAGATCAGGGGACTCGTTGTTGTTTCACTTCTCTGGGCACGGATCCAGGGAAGTAGACATCGACAGGGATGAGGTTGATGGATATGATGAAGCAATATGCCCCGTTGATTACGAGCATGAGGGAAAGATAGTTGACGATGAAATCAACGCCACAATCGTCAGGCCTCTCCCTCGCGGTGCCAAACTTCATGCCCTTGTTGATACCTGCTTTAGTGGCACGGTTCTTGATTTACCATTTATGTGCAGAATGAACAG AAAAGGTTATTATGGATGGGAGGATCACAGAAACCCCAGAGCTTACAAAGGCACGAGAGGAGGGTTAGCAGTTTGCATTTCAGCTTGTGATGATGATGGAAATGCAGCAGATACATCG GCCTTTAGCGGTGAGGAAAGTGCTGGTGCTTTGACTTTCAGTTTCATCCAAGCCATGCAAGATGAACCTAATTTGACTTATGGCAACTTGCTTAATTCCATTCGCTCTACAATCCGTGGGGCTAAAGAAAAAACGTTTGGCCAAAACGATCGTCAGCTTGGCATGAACAGTCGCATGCAGTATGCTCAT GAGCCTCAATTGACGTCTTCTGAGAAGTTTGATATTTATTCAAAGTCAATTGTTATTTGA
- the LOC106776286 gene encoding monoacylglycerol lipase ABHD6 produces MLPKLSKCFSFTASRDWVYRHLFASAGLRSVATELGEGTTMHCWVPKLQKPCKPSLVLVHGFGANAMWQYGEHVRNFMGHFNVYVPDLVFFGESFTSRNERSESFQAECLVKMMEAHGVQRMSLVGISYGGFVGYSVGVQFPEVVEKLVLCCAGVCLEEVDMQNGLFRVSTLEEASSILLPQTPDKLRELMKLSFVRPARGVPTWFLQDFIQVMCTDYIEEKRELLEAILKGRKLSDLPKIQLPTLILWGEQDQVFPLELAHRLKRHIGENAQMVIIKNAGHAVNLEKPKEFGKHLKAFLIDTGTTKSCPTSPLSSGENIHF; encoded by the exons ATGTTGCCAAAACTATCCAAATGCTTCAGCTTTACCGCCTCGCGGGACTGGGTCTACCGCCACCTCTTCGCCTCCGCGGGGCTCCGCTCCGTGGCGACGGAGCTCGGCGAGGGGACCACCATGCACTGCTGGGTGCCCAAGCTGCAGAAGCCATGCAAACCCAGCCTCGTTCTGGTGCACGGCTTCGGCGCCAACGCCATGTGGCAATACGGGGAACACGTGCGGAACTTCATGGGCCACTTCAATGTCTACGTGCCGGACCTAGTGTTCTTCGGGGAGTCCTTCACGTCGCGGAATGAAAGGAGCGAGTCGTTCCAGGCGGAGTGCTTGGTGAAGATGATGGAGGCTCATGGGGTGCAGCGAATGAGCCTGGTGGGGATCAGCTACGGTGGGTTTGTAGGGTACAGCGTGGGTGTTCAGTTCCCTGAGGTTGTGGAGAAGCTTGTGCTGTGCTGTGCTGGGGTGTGCTTGGAGGAGGTTGATATGCAGAATGGCTTGTTTAGGGTTTCCACTTTGGAGGAAGCTTCAAGCATCTTGTTGCCACAGACACCAGATAAGCTCAGGGAGTTGATGAAGCTCTCCTTTGTTAGACCCGCCAGGGGAGTCCCTACTTGGTTCCTTCAAGATTTCATTCAA GTGATGTGTACAGACTAcattgaagaaaagagagaattgCTTGAGGCGATACTGAAAGGCCGGAAACTTTCCGATCTTCCTAAGATCCAACTG CCTACTCTAATTTTATGGGGAGAGCAAGATCAGGTATTCCCTCTGGAGTTAGCCCACAGATTAAAAAG GCATATAGGGGAAAATGCTCAAATGGTAATCATCAAGAACGCAGGGCATGCAGTGAACCTAGAAAAGCCAAAAGAGTTTGGCAAGCACTTAAAAGCATTCCTTATTGATACAGGTACTACAAAGTCCTGTCCCACATCACCGCTTTCTTCTGGGGAGAATAtccatttttaa